One segment of Candidatus Eisenbacteria bacterium DNA contains the following:
- a CDS encoding glycosyltransferase — MKVSVVIPAFNEEVLLAACIDSLLQQDYEGDIEVIVVDNASTDATAAVARSRGVRVVEEPEHGYSRALARGFAVARGDILASTDADTVVPRFWVSRLVREYQTRPEVVAVGGEIVFCNPNRRAKLFTRGLLPVLNRLDRNCPEGPHLWGANFSVRRSAFDAAGGWNLDFNLQVDTELSERLREFGQVVLLEDLPVYTSCRRWNRMLGRSLFLYATNFFSLELRGRPLWRAFPDVRDEGPGKTPAGGRKWSIRWAAAALVSAVVGIGVYDAVSPWSSAFGTTHWTGSNRDRVVALTFDDGPNEPYTSEVLSVLRREHVRATFFLIGERVRRDPSIAARIVGEGHVVGNHSDTHPFGLAFESPDRIQGEINRAEITIHDATGIYPHLFRPPQGLRSPWLMRVAQGDSLDTVTWDDSAIDWNRVTAQQLSDRVVANAHPGAIILLHDGLNLAPGADRSVVVRGLTSVIERLRAKGYRFVTVPELFKEPPTLARWRDRS; from the coding sequence ATGAAAGTCAGCGTCGTCATCCCCGCCTTCAACGAAGAGGTCCTCCTCGCCGCCTGCATCGACTCGCTTCTCCAGCAGGACTATGAGGGCGACATCGAGGTCATTGTCGTTGACAACGCAAGCACCGACGCCACGGCAGCCGTGGCGCGCTCCCGCGGCGTGCGGGTCGTGGAGGAGCCGGAGCACGGCTATAGCCGGGCGCTCGCCCGCGGCTTCGCGGTCGCTCGCGGGGACATCCTCGCGAGCACCGATGCCGACACCGTCGTTCCTCGATTCTGGGTCTCCCGGCTGGTACGCGAGTACCAAACGCGGCCGGAGGTCGTGGCGGTCGGCGGCGAGATCGTCTTCTGCAACCCGAACCGCCGCGCCAAACTGTTCACCCGGGGCCTGCTTCCGGTCCTGAATCGCCTCGATCGAAATTGCCCCGAAGGGCCGCACCTCTGGGGTGCCAACTTCTCGGTTCGTCGCTCGGCCTTCGATGCGGCCGGCGGGTGGAACCTCGATTTCAATCTCCAAGTCGATACCGAATTGTCGGAGCGTTTGCGCGAGTTCGGTCAGGTCGTGCTCCTCGAGGACCTTCCGGTGTACACCTCGTGCCGGCGCTGGAACCGAATGCTTGGCCGCAGCCTGTTTCTCTACGCCACCAATTTCTTCTCGCTCGAGCTGCGGGGCCGGCCGCTCTGGAGGGCATTTCCCGACGTGCGGGATGAGGGCCCCGGCAAGACCCCGGCCGGCGGCCGTAAGTGGTCGATACGGTGGGCGGCGGCCGCGCTTGTCTCCGCGGTTGTCGGGATCGGCGTCTACGACGCGGTCTCGCCCTGGTCGAGCGCGTTCGGCACCACGCACTGGACGGGCTCGAATCGGGATCGGGTCGTGGCGTTGACGTTCGACGACGGGCCGAACGAGCCGTACACGTCCGAAGTCCTATCGGTCCTGAGGCGGGAGCACGTCCGCGCGACGTTCTTCCTGATCGGCGAGCGAGTGAGGCGGGACCCCAGCATCGCGGCGCGGATCGTCGGGGAAGGGCACGTTGTGGGGAATCACAGCGACACCCATCCCTTCGGCCTGGCGTTCGAGTCCCCGGACCGCATCCAAGGGGAGATCAATCGGGCGGAGATCACGATCCATGATGCGACGGGGATCTACCCGCACCTCTTCCGCCCGCCTCAGGGGCTGCGCTCCCCATGGCTGATGCGGGTCGCCCAGGGAGACTCGCTCGATACCGTGACGTGGGACGATTCGGCCATCGACTGGAATCGAGTGACGGCTCAACAGCTCTCGGACCGCGTGGTGGCAAACGCGCATCCCGGCGCGATCATCCTGCTTCACGACGGGCTCAACCTCGCGCCCGGCGCCGATCGGAGTGTCGTCGTCCGCGGTTTGACGTCGGTCATCGAGCGACTACGCGCGAAGGGATATCGATTCGTCACCGTCCCCGAATTATTCAAGGAGCCGCCCACGCTGGCGCGCTGGCGGGACCGGTCCTAG